In Pseudomonas fluorescens, the following are encoded in one genomic region:
- a CDS encoding hotdog fold thioesterase: protein MSLWRTTPNIEQLNAIQKNTIGEVLDIRFEAFDDESLTASMVVDHRTHQPYGLLHGGASVVLAESVGSMASYLCIDASKFYCVGLEVNANHLRGLRSGRVSAVARPIHIGRTTHVWDIRLTSDEGKASCVSRLTMAVVPLGEEAPMR, encoded by the coding sequence ATGAGCCTGTGGCGCACCACCCCGAACATCGAGCAGTTGAACGCAATCCAGAAAAACACCATTGGCGAAGTGCTGGACATCCGTTTCGAAGCTTTTGACGATGAGTCCCTGACCGCCAGCATGGTCGTCGATCACCGCACCCATCAGCCTTATGGTTTGCTGCATGGCGGTGCCTCGGTGGTGCTGGCCGAATCGGTCGGCTCGATGGCCAGCTACCTGTGCATCGATGCCAGCAAGTTCTATTGCGTGGGCCTGGAAGTCAACGCCAACCATTTGCGCGGCCTGCGCAGCGGACGGGTGTCGGCGGTGGCCAGGCCGATCCATATCGGCCGCACGACCCATGTCTGGGACATTCGGTTGACCAGCGATGAGGGCAAGGCCAGCTGTGTGTCGCGGCTGACCATGGCGGTGGTGCCGTTAGGGGAGGAAGCACCGATGCGTTAG